Within Epilithonimonas zeae, the genomic segment ATTTATATATCAACACCGCTGGACAAAAAGTTCTGAGCGTTAAAGTTTACAATTTTGCAGGTGCTTTGGTTAAGAACATTGTTGATGCAAAAGCGGATTCAGTTGATTTGAGAAACCTTGTATCAGGTAATTATATCATCAGCATCACAACTGATAAAGGAACAATTACCAAAAAGATTATCAAAAAATAACCATACATAACTTAATGTCTATCTGTAGTTTTCAGATCACATTATTTAATTGTTAAATTCATACAGGTTTTCATCCCGAAAGGGGTGGAAACTTGTATATTTAAAAAAAGATAAGCTCAATTTCATAATTGAAATATCAACGAAGTCAAAATCTTAGTGACCTTAAAAACATTAATTATTAAAATAAAACTTAGTGACTTTTGTGTTTAAAATAAGTTCAAAAATTTCAATGAAGATGTCAAAAACCAAAAATCTATTGTTGTTTTTTTCTTTCATTCTTGTTTTGATTGTTATTAATTCTTTCAGCGTTATTCATAATTCTGAAAAAGTTTATACAGTTTCAAAAGACGGAAAAGGAGATTTTAAAACAATTCAGGAAGCGGTCAATGCAGTTGAAGATAGATTTGAATCTAAAACCAAAATCATCATCAAAAAAGGAATTTATAGAGAGAAAATTACAATTCCAGCAACCAAAGGTGCTATTTATTTTCAAGGCGAAAGTTTGGCAGAAACCATTATTGTGAATGATGATTTTGCATCTAAGAAAAATGCTGAAGGAAAAGAAATGGGAACGACAGGTTCTTCCACGATTTTTATTTTTTCGGATAATTTCTCGGCAAAGAATATCACGTTTCAAAATGATGCTGGAAAAGTAGGACAAGCCGTTGCCGTTTTGATTACAGGTGATAAAGCCATTTTTGAGAATTGTAGATTTCTTGGATTTCAAGATACACTTTATTTAAAAGGAGAACAGGAT encodes:
- a CDS encoding pectinesterase family protein: MSKTKNLLLFFSFILVLIVINSFSVIHNSEKVYTVSKDGKGDFKTIQEAVNAVEDRFESKTKIIIKKGIYREKITIPATKGAIYFQGESLAETIIVNDDFASKKNAEGKEMGTTGSSTIFIFSDNFSAKNITFQNDAGKVGQAVAVLITGDKAIFENCRFLGFQDTLYLKGEQDVPTPKKEIRHYFKNCYVEGTTDFIFGAATAVFKDCTIYAKESATYLTAASTPENNKYGFVFIDCKIVGEAKPESVYLGRPWRPFAKTVFINTDISNVIKPEGWHNWNKPEAEKTTFYAEFNSKGVGANSEKRVAWSHQITKEQFKKYSIKNILSGKDNWSFKMK